One window from the genome of [Clostridium] celerecrescens 18A encodes:
- a CDS encoding sensor histidine kinase: protein MKFSSFLKDKILFLLAQSFIAVFLVFLLDVYHISRYAIILICTTIIITSFVALAYEYLIRSRYYKRLNKTLESMEQKQYVASLLEEPNFAEAEVLCEILKRVTKAMNDEIASYKISQEEYREYIETWIHEIKIPISCIDLICQNNRNDITKKISEETVRVDSYIEQALYYARSKNVASDYSIRRLSLDSLVKAAVKKHSKQLIGCGAQVKLDDLDHTVYADEKWLDFIIGQIIANSIKYKKAALTLWFSASENQENIILFVRDNGIGISEGDLGRVFEKGFTGENGRAFAKSTGIGLYLCKELCNKMYLGLEAESTVGDGTTIKITFPKDRQSFLQ from the coding sequence ATGAAGTTTTCAAGCTTTTTGAAAGATAAGATCCTGTTTTTATTGGCGCAAAGCTTTATTGCTGTTTTTTTGGTCTTCCTGTTAGATGTCTACCATATCAGCCGTTATGCCATAATACTTATTTGTACGACCATTATCATAACCTCTTTCGTTGCACTGGCTTACGAATACCTGATACGCAGCAGATATTATAAGAGATTAAATAAAACACTGGAGTCAATGGAGCAAAAGCAGTATGTCGCTTCCCTGTTAGAAGAGCCTAATTTTGCCGAAGCGGAAGTTCTGTGTGAAATTCTTAAGCGTGTTACGAAAGCTATGAACGATGAGATTGCATCCTATAAGATATCCCAGGAAGAATACCGGGAATATATTGAAACATGGATTCACGAGATTAAGATCCCTATTTCCTGCATCGATCTGATCTGTCAAAATAACCGCAATGACATAACAAAGAAAATATCCGAGGAAACTGTACGGGTAGATTCTTATATCGAACAGGCTCTTTATTATGCCCGGAGCAAAAATGTAGCGTCTGACTACAGCATCAGAAGGCTTTCTCTTGACAGTTTAGTGAAGGCCGCTGTAAAGAAACATTCAAAACAGCTGATAGGGTGCGGCGCACAGGTGAAACTGGACGATCTTGATCATACGGTTTATGCCGATGAAAAGTGGCTAGATTTCATTATTGGGCAGATTATTGCAAATAGCATCAAATATAAAAAGGCTGCTTTGACCCTATGGTTTTCGGCATCAGAAAACCAGGAGAATATTATTCTTTTTGTCCGGGATAACGGAATTGGAATTTCTGAAGGCGACCTTGGGAGAGTGTTCGAAAAGGGATTTACGGGTGAAAACGGAAGAGCATTCGCCAAATCTACGGGGATCGGTCTGTACCTTTGCAAAGAGCTTTGTAATAAGATGTATCTTGGTCTGGAAGCAGAGTCAACCGTGGGTGACGGTACAACAATTAAAATAACATTTCCAAAAGACAGACAGTCATTCCTGCAGTAA
- a CDS encoding biosynthetic peptidoglycan transglycosylase, which produces MKNKTISISILLLAVISFLMGSLKISPIVTAGYEMYRNATEAISVPDKVEELKQQNSYIAFDEIPDGYKEQVLQSEDKRFYYHFGFDPIAMARAMANNLIAGSFVQGGSTITQQLAKNMYFSFEKKYERKVAELFVAFQLEKDLTKDEILELYCNIAYYGEGCYGLKQAANHYYGVEPLDLTNTQIKALVWTIKSPNKYNPNVYKAIPV; this is translated from the coding sequence ATGAAAAATAAAACAATTAGTATCAGTATATTGTTACTTGCTGTCATCAGCTTCCTTATGGGGAGTTTAAAAATATCTCCTATAGTTACTGCCGGATATGAAATGTATAGGAATGCGACAGAAGCCATAAGTGTGCCGGATAAAGTAGAGGAGCTTAAACAGCAAAACAGTTATATCGCATTTGATGAAATACCGGATGGATATAAAGAACAGGTGTTGCAGTCAGAAGACAAACGTTTTTACTATCATTTTGGGTTTGATCCCATAGCCATGGCAAGGGCTATGGCAAACAATCTGATCGCAGGAAGCTTCGTGCAAGGGGGGAGTACGATCACCCAGCAGCTTGCAAAAAATATGTACTTTTCTTTTGAAAAGAAATATGAACGGAAGGTGGCAGAATTATTTGTTGCTTTTCAGCTTGAAAAAGATCTTACAAAGGATGAAATACTGGAGCTTTATTGTAATATTGCTTACTACGGGGAAGGATGCTATGGACTGAAGCAGGCGGCGAACCATTATTACGGCGTTGAGCCTTTGGATCTGACAAACACGCAGATCAAGGCACTTGTATGGACAATTAAAAGCCCAAATAAGTACAATCCCAATGTTTACAAAGCGATTCCAGTATAA
- a CDS encoding PTS sugar transporter subunit IIB: MGTLRVLLCCGAGFSSGFLAQKARQAAKKRNLDMSIDARSESVVSEYVNKMDVLLVGPHYEGALAKLKEEYEPLGIKVKLIPSAIYSALDGEELVNLAILAESEKGGTLV, encoded by the coding sequence ATGGGTACACTGAGAGTGTTATTGTGTTGTGGTGCAGGCTTTTCCAGCGGATTTTTGGCCCAGAAAGCCAGGCAGGCCGCAAAAAAAAGAAATCTGGATATGTCAATTGATGCCAGAAGTGAAAGCGTAGTCAGCGAATATGTGAATAAGATGGATGTGCTGTTAGTTGGTCCTCATTATGAAGGGGCCCTGGCCAAATTGAAAGAGGAATATGAACCTCTCGGAATAAAAGTGAAATTGATTCCTTCCGCTATTTATTCCGCTTTAGATGGAGAAGAACTGGTGAATCTGGCGATTCTGGCAGAAAGTGAAAAAGGAGGGACGTTGGTATGA
- a CDS encoding response regulator transcription factor, which yields MKLFIIEDDIVLRTELVSLLESYNYSCETSDNFKNIISEATDSDADLILLDINLPYYDGYHVCREIRKVSDVPIMVVTSRNNDMDELMSMNLGADDFITKPYNIQILLARIGAILKRTNQKNYSSEVEYKGLTLSMAKSTVYYENKEVELTKNELRILSALMQNANSIISRDDLMDELWQSDEFVDDNTLTVNVNRLRKKLEEIGAADFIKTKRGQGYMI from the coding sequence TTGAAGCTGTTTATTATAGAAGACGATATCGTTCTGAGAACAGAATTGGTTTCGCTGCTGGAAAGCTATAATTATTCTTGTGAAACAAGTGATAACTTTAAAAATATAATATCGGAAGCAACGGATTCAGATGCAGATTTGATTTTGCTTGATATCAATCTGCCTTATTATGATGGATATCATGTATGCCGGGAGATCCGTAAGGTTTCGGATGTGCCAATTATGGTTGTAACAAGCCGTAACAATGACATGGATGAACTGATGAGCATGAACCTGGGCGCAGATGATTTTATAACAAAACCCTATAACATTCAGATCTTGCTTGCCAGGATCGGAGCCATACTTAAACGCACCAACCAAAAGAATTATTCATCAGAAGTAGAATATAAGGGATTAACATTATCAATGGCAAAAAGCACGGTATATTATGAAAACAAAGAGGTTGAGCTTACGAAAAATGAATTACGGATTCTCTCTGCTTTAATGCAAAACGCAAACAGTATTATTTCACGGGATGATTTAATGGATGAGCTTTGGCAGTCGGATGAATTCGTTGATGACAATACACTGACTGTTAATGTGAACCGTCTGCGTAAAAAGCTGGAAGAAATCGGTGCTGCAGATTTTATAAAGACCAAGCGTGGCCAGGGGTATATGATATGA
- a CDS encoding PTS lactose/cellobiose transporter subunit IIA encodes MEKPQFKDEDMVVQVAMEIVMAAGDARNKAGKALDCVETFDFDEAKEYLEEAKHDILKAHNAQTEIIQAEISGEESIPPSLLFNHAQDTLMTIMTEVNLAEKMIVLFEKFYNKIEEKTVHK; translated from the coding sequence ATGGAAAAACCGCAATTTAAGGATGAGGACATGGTAGTACAAGTGGCAATGGAAATTGTCATGGCAGCAGGAGATGCCAGAAACAAGGCTGGCAAAGCTCTGGATTGTGTGGAGACCTTTGATTTTGATGAAGCAAAAGAATATCTGGAGGAGGCAAAGCATGATATATTAAAAGCGCACAATGCCCAGACCGAAATAATTCAGGCAGAAATCTCAGGAGAAGAATCCATCCCGCCAAGTCTGTTGTTCAACCATGCACAGGACACGCTGATGACAATTATGACAGAAGTGAACCTGGCGGAAAAGATGATAGTGTTATTTGAAAAGTTTTATAACAAGATCGAAGAAAAAACGGTACATAAATAA
- a CDS encoding DUF6506 family protein, translating into MHGAVELYGAFGEEGAQKLIELTNNKIAIGYVTHKPEQDQLFAGFFSNFDR; encoded by the coding sequence TTGCATGGGGCAGTTGAATTATACGGAGCATTTGGTGAAGAAGGCGCGCAAAAATTGATAGAACTGACAAACAATAAAATTGCTATAGGTTATGTCACCCACAAGCCGGAACAGGATCAGCTATTTGCTGGTTTCTTTTCAAACTTTGACCGATGA
- a CDS encoding GNAT family N-acetyltransferase — protein MNVIIRPIEENDAESLWQMMSALDAETKYMMYEPKERMKNIDRIKSTIKEAVTGNNLFLVAEADHVIVGYISAQKGILRRVKHSAYIVVGIRAAYQRQGIGTSFFKQLDKWADEKGVTRFELTVMCINDAARRLYEKNGFVVEGIKKNSMVVDGTYVDEYYMAKLL, from the coding sequence ATGAATGTTATCATCAGACCTATTGAGGAAAATGATGCGGAATCACTTTGGCAAATGATGTCCGCACTTGATGCTGAAACAAAATATATGATGTATGAGCCAAAAGAACGGATGAAAAATATCGATAGAATAAAATCCACCATCAAGGAAGCTGTCACAGGCAATAATCTGTTTTTAGTTGCCGAAGCAGATCATGTAATTGTTGGATATATATCTGCGCAAAAAGGCATTTTAAGAAGAGTAAAACATTCTGCATATATCGTAGTGGGAATTCGTGCAGCCTATCAGCGGCAGGGAATCGGTACCTCATTTTTTAAGCAGCTGGACAAGTGGGCCGATGAGAAAGGGGTTACCAGGTTTGAATTAACGGTAATGTGTATCAATGATGCTGCGAGACGCCTCTACGAAAAAAATGGATTTGTCGTTGAAGGAATAAAGAAAAATTCCATGGTTGTGGACGGGACGTATGTGGACGAATATTATATGGCCAAGCTATTATAA
- a CDS encoding AraC family transcriptional regulator, producing the protein MNYREHIEKSIEFMEDHIRENITIEEIANQSGYSLYHFCRVFNLCMGVSAMEYIRERRLSLASAELFKGRKVIDIAVDYGFETSGGFTKAFRKAFGYTPTQYVEQMSVYADVNNACPVIVKRPSFKVAGYGIKTDITGAAYTKDIASFWSNYNGENLESKMYKILNPAKHGEVGLYIPLSEEGNAIYLLGVIVDDFTNVGEDMLTAEIPNAEYAVFTTNPVDTTNDKEQKEFAKVIAGTWKYIFEDWFQDSGYVYDESKFDFEFYDERCHHRQDTVMDIYIPVKKA; encoded by the coding sequence TTGAATTACAGAGAACATATAGAAAAAAGTATTGAGTTCATGGAAGACCATATCAGGGAAAACATTACGATAGAAGAAATTGCAAATCAATCCGGGTACTCTCTTTATCATTTTTGCAGGGTTTTCAATCTATGCATGGGTGTCTCTGCCATGGAATACATACGAGAGCGCAGATTGTCCTTGGCATCTGCGGAATTATTCAAGGGAAGGAAAGTCATTGACATCGCTGTAGATTATGGGTTTGAGACATCCGGCGGTTTCACAAAAGCTTTCCGTAAAGCCTTTGGCTATACGCCTACACAGTATGTGGAGCAGATGTCCGTGTATGCTGATGTAAATAATGCGTGTCCTGTTATTGTAAAGAGGCCCTCATTTAAGGTTGCCGGATATGGAATTAAAACAGATATTACCGGAGCTGCCTATACAAAGGATATTGCTTCTTTCTGGAGCAATTATAATGGCGAAAATTTAGAAAGTAAAATGTACAAAATTCTGAATCCTGCAAAGCATGGGGAAGTGGGATTGTATATTCCTTTATCAGAAGAAGGCAATGCAATATATCTTTTGGGCGTGATTGTGGATGATTTTACAAATGTCGGGGAAGATATGCTGACAGCAGAAATTCCTAATGCTGAGTACGCCGTTTTTACTACCAATCCTGTGGATACCACCAATGATAAGGAGCAAAAAGAGTTTGCTAAGGTTATTGCAGGAACATGGAAGTATATTTTTGAAGATTGGTTTCAGGATAGCGGCTATGTTTACGACGAAAGTAAATTTGATTTTGAATTCTACGATGAACGATGTCATCATAGGCAGGATACGGTTATGGATATCTATATTCCTGTTAAAAAAGCATAA
- a CDS encoding BglG family transcription antiterminator: MDGRLYTILANLSEDNFITVGELALRLQLSQRTVRDLLNQLEQQLNEKGAIIERQRKKGLWLHITDRERYQEFCKKEIPSRIPDSGEQRMEYVLALLFQTPGYIKIETLCDQLYVSRKTISVDLKGVEKFLNRHHISLERKPYYGLKMKGTEFAFRLALSAIFYELSDVWFQKIYETFEEAEIIRKQILDNIRERGYTIYETDISNIVLQIQIALYRWKMGSGITMEEVDSKEWLQESDIKVAGRCSLGLEHALGICIPVPEIKYLAIHLSGKKKLLASEHGNVVIDMEINQLVNEMLENVYQVFQLDFKSDFDLSTSLRQHMISLRIRLRYHLKLENPMLKEIKEVYSFPYAVAAQAATVLSEYFHAMVSEDEIGYLALCFALSMERNKKKKKRNILLVCASGEGSARLFKYRFKELFEGYLNKVEICDIGSLPGKDFNDVDYVFSTVPIAFPVPVPIYQVQYFFDRHNINQVKWILEDNHPDTIKRYFSEDLFFVDVKGENREEVIHTLCQRIGMVRKTPEEFEESVLYREKIMQTDFCGQIAIPHPYKPLTDETFVCVAILNKPIRWYHCDVQVVFLLSISTRKENLETFYRTAPRIMMDEDCMKRLIKDKRYETLMGIIEDMEKC, encoded by the coding sequence GTGGATGGACGACTGTATACAATTTTGGCTAACCTTTCAGAGGATAATTTTATAACGGTTGGTGAACTTGCCTTAAGGCTTCAGCTGAGCCAGAGAACTGTCAGAGATCTGCTTAACCAATTGGAACAACAGCTGAACGAAAAGGGTGCCATAATAGAGAGACAGAGAAAGAAGGGGCTGTGGCTTCATATAACAGACAGGGAACGGTACCAGGAATTTTGTAAGAAAGAAATACCTTCCAGAATTCCGGATTCCGGGGAACAGAGAATGGAATATGTGCTGGCACTGCTTTTTCAAACTCCAGGCTACATAAAAATAGAGACTCTATGTGACCAGCTGTATGTGTCAAGAAAAACCATATCCGTAGACTTAAAAGGAGTGGAAAAATTCTTAAACCGTCATCATATATCATTAGAACGAAAGCCTTATTATGGGCTTAAAATGAAAGGAACAGAGTTTGCTTTCCGTTTAGCTCTAAGTGCTATATTTTATGAATTGAGTGATGTGTGGTTTCAGAAAATTTATGAAACTTTTGAAGAAGCTGAGATAATCAGAAAACAGATATTAGACAATATCCGCGAGAGGGGATATACCATTTACGAGACGGATATTTCCAACATTGTTCTCCAAATTCAGATTGCTCTTTACCGATGGAAGATGGGGAGTGGTATCACCATGGAAGAGGTCGACAGCAAGGAGTGGCTGCAGGAGAGCGATATTAAGGTGGCCGGGAGGTGCAGTCTGGGTTTGGAGCATGCTCTGGGAATATGTATTCCGGTACCGGAAATCAAGTATCTTGCCATTCATTTGTCAGGGAAAAAGAAGCTGCTGGCCAGTGAACATGGGAATGTGGTCATTGATATGGAGATAAATCAGCTGGTCAATGAGATGCTGGAAAACGTTTATCAGGTATTTCAGCTGGATTTTAAATCGGATTTTGACTTAAGCACATCTCTGAGACAGCATATGATATCCCTGCGGATAAGGCTTCGGTATCATTTAAAACTTGAAAATCCTATGTTAAAAGAAATTAAGGAGGTATACAGCTTTCCATATGCAGTAGCGGCGCAGGCGGCTACCGTACTTTCTGAATATTTTCATGCAATGGTATCTGAAGATGAAATTGGCTATCTGGCATTATGCTTTGCTCTTTCCATGGAGCGGAATAAGAAAAAGAAAAAGCGAAATATTCTGCTGGTTTGTGCATCAGGAGAGGGCAGCGCCAGGCTGTTTAAATACCGGTTCAAAGAATTATTCGAGGGATATTTAAATAAAGTAGAAATCTGCGATATTGGTTCTCTGCCGGGCAAGGATTTTAATGATGTGGATTATGTGTTTTCTACAGTTCCCATAGCATTCCCTGTTCCGGTTCCAATTTACCAGGTGCAGTATTTTTTTGACAGACATAATATTAACCAGGTAAAGTGGATTTTAGAAGATAATCATCCAGATACGATAAAGCGTTATTTTTCTGAGGATTTGTTTTTTGTAGATGTAAAAGGGGAGAACCGTGAAGAGGTGATTCACACGCTTTGTCAGCGCATTGGAATGGTGCGAAAGACACCGGAAGAATTTGAAGAAAGTGTCTTATACAGAGAGAAGATCATGCAGACGGATTTTTGCGGACAAATTGCAATTCCTCATCCTTATAAGCCCTTGACGGATGAAACCTTTGTATGTGTTGCAATTTTAAATAAGCCCATACGATGGTACCATTGTGATGTGCAGGTAGTATTTTTGCTGTCAATTTCAACCCGGAAAGAAAATCTAGAAACTTTTTACAGAACAGCGCCCCGGATTATGATGGATGAAGACTGTATGAAACGCTTAATTAAGGACAAACGTTATGAAACCTTGATGGGGATTATTGAAGATATGGAGAAATGTTAA
- a CDS encoding class I SAM-dependent methyltransferase translates to MLNYYGRLSSEVYDLDKPVGHSFGDIEFYADRLKSCKGPILEPATGTGRALIPLLEKGFHIDGFDSSTDMLRICHDNCKRRGFNPDLFEAKMESFSLESKYEAIIVPTGTILLLYKRADSIKALQNFHQHLSDGGRIIVDILLQSDISKGIVTTRTWECPNGDIITLENKIVEVDYINQYTISHGRYEKWRDGALIQTELERFPLRWYGVEEFRSLLENIGFKDIEISSDYKPGRYPTSPEDIITFEAVAAK, encoded by the coding sequence ATGTTGAACTATTATGGAAGATTGTCTTCCGAGGTGTATGATCTGGATAAGCCTGTGGGCCATTCTTTTGGAGACATAGAATTTTATGCAGATCGGTTAAAGTCATGTAAAGGCCCGATTCTCGAACCGGCAACAGGAACCGGCCGTGCATTGATTCCGCTTTTAGAAAAAGGATTCCATATTGATGGATTTGACAGTTCAACGGATATGCTGCGTATCTGTCATGATAATTGCAAAAGGAGGGGCTTTAATCCTGATCTTTTTGAGGCAAAGATGGAGTCTTTTTCATTGGAATCAAAATATGAGGCTATTATCGTACCAACGGGAACCATTCTTTTATTATACAAAAGAGCTGATTCCATAAAAGCATTACAAAACTTTCATCAGCATCTATCCGACGGCGGCCGGATCATCGTTGATATATTATTACAAAGTGATATTTCAAAAGGAATTGTAACCACAAGGACTTGGGAGTGTCCGAATGGGGATATCATTACATTAGAAAATAAAATTGTAGAAGTTGATTATATCAATCAATATACGATTTCCCACGGTCGGTATGAAAAGTGGCGTGACGGCGCGCTTATACAGACGGAATTAGAGCGTTTTCCGCTGCGGTGGTATGGCGTGGAAGAGTTTCGGTCATTGCTTGAAAACATCGGATTTAAAGATATTGAGATTTCTTCAGATTATAAACCGGGTAGATATCCAACATCACCAGAGGATATTATCACTTTTGAAGCTGTGGCAGCGAAATAA
- a CDS encoding VOC family protein has translation MFRYVHTNIIAKDANKLIDFYKKVFHCKSINETRDLRGGWLDGLTGLNDAHITGEHLLLPGYVEDHPTLEIFSYDLLEGTIPPEINRPGIAHIAFEVDDVEATLAEVIRAGGSNVGELVTAAYPNGKEAVFVYARDPEGNILELQSWRQINQT, from the coding sequence ATGTTCCGCTATGTACACACAAATATTATTGCTAAAGATGCAAATAAACTGATTGATTTTTATAAAAAGGTGTTTCACTGCAAAAGCATCAATGAAACACGTGATCTGCGAGGGGGATGGTTAGACGGACTAACAGGATTGAATGATGCACATATTACAGGAGAACATCTTCTTTTGCCCGGATACGTAGAAGACCATCCAACGCTTGAAATATTTTCATACGACTTGCTGGAAGGAACCATACCACCGGAGATTAATCGCCCGGGAATTGCACATATAGCTTTTGAAGTGGATGATGTGGAAGCAACCTTAGCGGAAGTTATTAGGGCGGGAGGAAGCAACGTCGGAGAGTTGGTTACTGCGGCATACCCAAACGGCAAAGAAGCGGTATTTGTTTATGCACGGGACCCTGAAGGCAATATTCTTGAACTGCAAAGCTGGAGACAGATAAATCAAACCTAA
- a CDS encoding PTS sugar transporter subunit IIC, with translation MNGLMIWLSDVFAPKARKVFANPWIDAVASTMKKVLPFILTGSLIFFYNVFRSYLAFLPDLSVIANFTFGLLAVFVVFIVTHEAMIKLDHGQYQINASLTAIAAYLLLCKPQVVDGVFQIANGRIGAAGIMFALVVGIYVAVVFHFYAKLHVLENNMALPDFVSEWINNIIPITITLGIAMVLGNVLGLDFYQLIVNLFMPLQRGAQTLPGFIMICFVPVIFYSMGISSWVFNAVTTPIFMAAIAENIAAVANGGAPLNIATSEAVFTAALITMGGRGGTLPLNVLMLKSKSKKLRTMGKICIGPSVFNINEPLMFGAPVVFNPLLMLPIWINSIIGPAIVWLTMHFGLLNIPSKMIQVGQIPAPFSSVMITEDWRAVPLYIVLFALYLVIWYPFYKVYEKQCMEEEAVK, from the coding sequence ATGAATGGGCTGATGATTTGGTTATCCGATGTTTTTGCTCCAAAAGCCAGGAAAGTATTTGCCAATCCATGGATTGATGCAGTAGCCAGTACCATGAAAAAGGTACTTCCCTTTATTTTGACAGGCTCGCTGATCTTTTTCTATAATGTATTCCGGTCTTATCTGGCCTTTTTACCGGATTTAAGTGTAATAGCTAACTTTACTTTTGGACTTTTAGCTGTATTCGTGGTGTTTATCGTAACGCATGAGGCTATGATTAAGCTGGATCATGGGCAATATCAGATCAACGCTTCCCTGACAGCAATAGCAGCTTATTTATTGCTCTGTAAACCGCAGGTAGTTGATGGTGTTTTTCAGATCGCTAATGGCAGAATCGGAGCCGCAGGCATCATGTTTGCATTAGTTGTGGGAATTTATGTGGCAGTTGTGTTTCATTTTTATGCAAAGCTCCATGTGCTGGAGAATAATATGGCACTTCCTGATTTTGTCAGTGAATGGATTAACAATATCATCCCCATTACCATCACATTGGGAATTGCCATGGTTTTAGGGAATGTTCTGGGACTTGATTTCTATCAGCTAATTGTAAATCTTTTTATGCCATTGCAGAGAGGGGCTCAGACTCTCCCCGGATTTATTATGATCTGTTTTGTTCCTGTTATCTTTTACTCTATGGGAATTTCCAGCTGGGTATTCAATGCGGTGACGACTCCGATTTTTATGGCCGCCATTGCAGAGAATATAGCCGCAGTTGCAAATGGAGGAGCACCGTTAAATATCGCTACCAGTGAAGCTGTTTTTACAGCGGCATTGATTACCATGGGCGGCAGGGGAGGAACTCTTCCTCTTAATGTACTGATGCTTAAGTCGAAATCAAAAAAGCTTAGGACGATGGGAAAGATTTGTATCGGCCCGTCCGTGTTTAATATCAACGAGCCATTGATGTTTGGTGCGCCGGTAGTTTTTAATCCTCTGCTTATGCTTCCTATCTGGATAAACAGTATAATTGGTCCTGCAATTGTCTGGCTCACCATGCACTTTGGTCTTTTGAATATACCATCAAAGATGATACAGGTGGGACAGATTCCAGCGCCGTTTTCCAGCGTAATGATTACAGAAGACTGGCGGGCTGTGCCTTTGTATATTGTGCTGTTTGCTTTGTATCTTGTAATTTGGTACCCGTTTTATAAGGTGTATGAAAAACAGTGTATGGAGGAAGAGGCAGTAAAGTAA
- a CDS encoding glycoside hydrolase family 1 protein, with the protein MNQKPKQMPKGFLWGAATSAYQVEGAAAEDGKKLSQMDVLNQNTGFSDASIASDHYHRYKEDIALMKECGFNAYRFSFSWSRIFPDGVGDVNPKGVAFYDDLIDELLRNGITPVPTIYHYDMPMALVEKYDGWISRQSVEDFASYGEFLILRYGDRIKNWLIINEQSIIVEFWKKKNYIPPKYHDNPQIKFQINHHMNLAQAKVSSLIHKYVKDGRAGSAIGYSPVYGLNSSPKNMLAMLNAEDLKNHFFLDIYFRGEYAPGALNYLKEHQMAPVIQEGDMEAIREGRLDFLGVNYYASKCVKYPDKEKNHLIEAKSNLTGQKGAMGAYEVMPDFYEYIKNPNADTNDWDWTIDPDGMEYLLRDIYERYRIPMMITENGIGARDMLEADGRIHDDYRIDYWKKHLKAIHRAIEMGVEVEGFLPWSFVDVLSTSNGYQKRYGLVYVNRDDESPKDLNRMKKDSFYWYQKVIESNGALLWNTDPFVR; encoded by the coding sequence ATGAATCAAAAACCAAAACAGATGCCGAAAGGCTTTTTGTGGGGGGCCGCCACTAGTGCATATCAGGTGGAAGGAGCCGCTGCAGAGGATGGAAAGAAGCTGTCCCAGATGGACGTGTTAAACCAGAATACAGGCTTTTCGGATGCCAGTATTGCCAGTGACCATTACCACCGGTATAAAGAAGATATAGCGTTAATGAAAGAGTGTGGATTTAATGCCTACCGTTTTTCTTTTTCCTGGTCCAGAATTTTTCCTGATGGAGTAGGAGACGTAAACCCAAAGGGTGTCGCGTTTTATGATGACTTGATCGATGAATTGCTGCGCAATGGGATTACGCCGGTCCCAACAATTTATCATTATGATATGCCTATGGCTCTGGTAGAAAAATATGATGGCTGGATCAGCAGACAAAGTGTGGAGGATTTTGCTTCTTATGGAGAATTTTTGATTCTGAGATACGGGGACAGGATTAAAAACTGGCTGATTATCAATGAGCAGAGTATTATAGTGGAATTCTGGAAAAAGAAAAACTATATTCCACCCAAATACCATGATAATCCCCAGATAAAATTTCAGATCAACCATCATATGAACTTAGCCCAGGCGAAGGTAAGCAGTCTGATTCATAAATATGTAAAGGATGGGCGGGCTGGATCAGCAATCGGATACTCCCCGGTATATGGCCTAAATTCTTCTCCTAAAAACATGTTGGCCATGTTAAATGCAGAGGATTTAAAGAATCATTTCTTCCTGGATATTTATTTCAGAGGAGAATATGCACCTGGTGCCTTGAATTATCTGAAAGAGCACCAGATGGCGCCGGTGATTCAGGAGGGAGATATGGAGGCCATACGGGAGGGCCGTCTTGATTTCCTTGGGGTCAACTATTATGCAAGTAAATGTGTAAAATACCCTGATAAGGAGAAAAATCATCTCATAGAGGCAAAAAGCAACTTAACAGGACAAAAAGGTGCTATGGGAGCCTATGAGGTGATGCCTGATTTTTATGAATACATCAAAAATCCCAATGCAGATACCAATGACTGGGACTGGACCATTGATCCGGATGGAATGGAATACTTGCTGCGTGATATTTATGAAAGATATCGGATCCCGATGATGATTACAGAAAACGGAATTGGTGCCAGGGATATGCTGGAAGCGGATGGAAGAATTCATGATGACTATCGGATCGATTACTGGAAGAAGCATCTTAAAGCGATACATCGTGCAATAGAAATGGGCGTGGAAGTAGAAGGATTCCTACCATGGTCGTTTGTGGATGTGCTAAGCACCAGCAACGGGTATCAAAAGCGTTATGGGCTTGTATATGTCAATCGGGATGATGAGAGCCCGAAAGATTTGAACCGAATGAAAAAGGATAGTTTTTATTGGTACCAGAAGGTCATTGAAAGTAATGGAGCTCTTTTATGGAATACGGATCCATTTGTTAGATAA